Proteins from one Sordaria macrospora chromosome 1, complete sequence genomic window:
- a CDS encoding 60S ribosomal protein eL31, giving the protein MSSKKPSGKTQRSAIADVVAREYTIHMHKRMHGVTFKKRAPRAIKEIKEFAYKAMGTTDVRIDPQLNKKVWEQGVKGVAYRLRVRISRRRNDEEGAKEKLYSYVQAVNVKNPKGLHTVVVEE; this is encoded by the exons ATGTCGTCCAAGAAGCCTTCCGGTAAGACCCAGCGTTCGGCCATCGCCGACGTTGTCGCCCGCGAGTACACCATCCACATGCACAAGCGC ATGCACGGTGTCACTTTCAAGAAGAGGGCTCCTcgcgccatcaaggagatcaaggagttcGCTTACAAGGCGATG GGTACCACCGATGTCCGCATCGACCCCCAGTTGAACAAGAAGGTCTGGGAGCAGGGTGTCAAGGGCGTTGCCTACCGTCTCCGCGTCCGCATCTCCCGCCGCCGtaacgacgaggagggcgccaaggagaagctctACAGCTACGTCCAGGCCGTCAACGTGAAGAACCCCAAGGGTCTCCACACCGTTGTCGTTGAGGAGTAA